The Bacteroidota bacterium genome includes the window GGCCATTTGCAGCTTGTCGATAATTTCCTGGATGTCTCCATCCATGATTGCTGCAAGATTGTACAGCGTGAGTGTAATCCTGTGGTCTGTAACCCTGCCCTGGGGATAATTGTATGTCCTGATTTTTGCCGAACGGTCTCCAGTAGAAACCATGGTTTTTCTTTTTGCTGAAATATTATCAAGGTATTTCTGATATTCCAGGTTGTATAAACGGGTACGGAGCTCTTCCATGGCTTTCTCCAGGTTTTTGATCTGAGATTTCTGATCCTGGCAGGTAACTACAATCCCTGAGGGGATATGGGTGAGCCGGATAGCCGAATAGGTAGTGTTCACACTTTGTCCGCCCGGCCCTGACGAACAGTAAGTATCTTTCCGGATGTCTTCCTGTTTGAGCTCTATATCAAATTCAGTTGCTTCGGGAAGTACAGCAACTGAAGCAGCCGAAGTGTGCAACCTGCCCTGTGTTTCGGTTTGCGGAACGCGCTGAACCCGGTGTACTCCTGATTCATATTTTAAGGTACCATAAACATTCTCGCCCGATACGGTGAAGACAATTTCTTTGTAACCGCCTACTGTTCCTTCTGAAAAATGGGTAACCTCAACCTTCCATCTTTT containing:
- the prfA gene encoding peptide chain release factor 1, with translation MDNSMIIERLEGLKLRFEEMGQQINDPAVMSDMKRYIKLNKEYKELERVVKAYNEYKTITSNIEADKNILDTEKDDELRQMAKEELEGLITKMPTLEENLQLLLIPSDPEDDKNAIMEIRAGTGGDEASIFAGDLFRMYSKYCELKRWKVEVTHFSEGTVGGYKEIVFTVSGENVYGTLKYESGVHRVQRVPQTETQGRLHTSAASVAVLPEATEFDIELKQEDIRKDTYCSSGPGGQSVNTTYSAIRLTHIPSGIVVTCQDQKSQIKNLEKAMEELRTRLYNLEYQKYLDNISAKRKTMVSTGDRSAKIRTYNYPQGRVTDHRITLTLYNLAAIMDGDIQEIIDKLQMA